In the Thermus antranikianii DSM 12462 genome, ATGCCTGGCTTCTGGCCCTGGACCGGTTGCCCCAAGAAGGGATGGTCCTGGAGATCCTGGCCTGGCAGCGGGAGCGGTTGTCCTCCAGGCACCTGGATTTTCTCTTTTCCTGGCCCTGGCAGAGGGAGGTGGAGGGAGCGCTTTTGGTCCACGGCAGCCCCTGCGATCCCATGGAGTACCTGGATGGGCTGGAGCTGGCCCGCCAGGCCTTCGCCTGTACGGACCACCGCCTCACCTTTCACGGGCACACCCATCTGGCCGGGGCCTTTTTGGAGCTTTCCGGACCCCGCCCATGGGTGCGCTACCAGCGCCTGGCCGAGGGGGGTGAGCTGATCCTGTCCCCTACGGTGCGGGCCCTGGTCAACCCGGGTTCGGTGGGCCAGCCCCGCGACCACG is a window encoding:
- a CDS encoding metallophosphoesterase family protein — protein: MRYLVLSDIHGNWPALQAVLEAAPSFDGVLFLGDAVGYYPDGDRVLDWLMEVEAQCVLGNHDAWLLALDRLPQEGMVLEILAWQRERLSSRHLDFLFSWPWQREVEGALLVHGSPCDPMEYLDGLELARQAFACTDHRLTFHGHTHLAGAFLELSGPRPWVRYQRLAEGGELILSPTVRALVNPGSVGQPRDHVPGAAFALWADLTDMRPWGKEGA